The following coding sequences are from one Eucalyptus grandis isolate ANBG69807.140 chromosome 11, ASM1654582v1, whole genome shotgun sequence window:
- the LOC104427543 gene encoding uncharacterized protein LOC104427543, producing MALVTDEMKTKAKVYHGDEICRKKLNLLLAEIGLPNGLVTASQEIEEYGYDKGVGLVWLKHRKKAEQKVADNVVVSYDTVVSVYVEPHRIRKLRGVKAKEFLNV from the coding sequence aTGGCTCTCGTCACGGATGAGATGAAGACCAAGGCCAAGGTCTACCATGGCGACGAGATTTGCCGCAAGAAGCTAAACCTCCTGCTGGCGGAGATCGGCCTCCCCAACGGCCTCGTCACGGCATCCCAGGAGATCGAGGAGTACGGCTATGACAAGGGCGTGGGGCTGGTGTGGCTCAAGCACCGCAAGAAGGCGGAGCAGAAGGTGGCCGACAACGTGGTTGTCTCTTACGACACTGTCGTGTCGGTCTATGTCGAACCCCACCGGATCCGCAAGCTCCGCGGGGTGAAGGCCAAGGAGTTCCTCAACGTCTAG